One genomic window of Paraburkholderia phytofirmans PsJN includes the following:
- a CDS encoding LacI family DNA-binding transcriptional regulator: MPTLSEVARHAGVTPATVSNVLRNRGRVGATTRQRVLEAVEALGYRPHLAARALAEGRAPTLALMVSSIANPFYPEFALAVERAARTSGHFVIICNTNEDPHTGRAYLDQIAGTLSEGVLVTNANLDLADLHTTESRGTPVVLCMWERPNEPPGLPCVAVDFRRAGELAGAHLLELGHRRIGAIVGSKASGIHAARYEGFVDALRAGGAPKGRVKHAADTIQGGYEAARALLESDPKLTAIFVTNDLPALGAMHAAADLGLNVPTDLSVIGITDIQLARESRPALTTVAVPTVEVAGLAVSLLRELIESSYGQAGRPTTSVPMRIASPPELVVRASTGVPRSR, translated from the coding sequence ATGCCCACACTCAGCGAAGTCGCGCGTCATGCCGGCGTCACCCCGGCGACGGTATCCAACGTGCTGCGCAATCGCGGCCGGGTCGGCGCGACCACCCGGCAGCGCGTGCTCGAGGCCGTCGAAGCGCTCGGCTACCGTCCGCATCTCGCCGCTCGCGCCCTTGCCGAAGGTCGCGCGCCGACGCTCGCGCTGATGGTGTCGAGCATCGCCAATCCGTTCTATCCGGAGTTCGCGCTCGCCGTCGAACGCGCGGCGCGCACGAGCGGCCACTTCGTGATCATCTGCAATACGAACGAAGATCCGCACACCGGCCGCGCGTATCTCGACCAGATTGCCGGCACGCTCTCCGAAGGCGTGCTCGTGACGAACGCGAACCTCGATCTCGCTGATCTTCATACGACCGAATCGCGCGGCACGCCGGTCGTGCTGTGCATGTGGGAACGGCCTAACGAGCCGCCGGGGTTGCCGTGCGTCGCGGTCGATTTCCGGCGTGCCGGCGAACTGGCGGGCGCGCATTTGCTGGAGCTCGGCCATCGGCGGATCGGCGCGATTGTGGGCAGCAAAGCGTCGGGCATTCATGCGGCCCGTTACGAAGGTTTCGTCGATGCACTGCGCGCCGGCGGCGCGCCGAAAGGCCGTGTCAAACATGCGGCCGATACGATCCAGGGCGGCTACGAAGCGGCACGCGCGCTGCTCGAAAGCGATCCGAAGCTCACCGCGATCTTCGTGACCAACGACCTGCCCGCGCTCGGCGCGATGCACGCCGCCGCCGACCTCGGCCTGAACGTGCCAACGGACCTGTCCGTGATCGGCATTACCGACATTCAACTCGCGCGCGAATCGCGCCCCGCGTTGACGACGGTCGCCGTGCCGACAGTCGAAGTCGCGGGGCTCGCGGTATCGCTATTGCGTGAGCTGATCGAGTCGTCGTATGGACAGGCGGGTCGCCCAACGACCAGCGTGCCGATGCGCATCGCCTCGCCGCCCGAACTGGTTGTGCGTGCATCCACGGGCGTGCCGCGTTCGCGCTGA
- a CDS encoding ABC transporter ATP-binding protein encodes MASISLRGVQKAYGEGAPVIRDVDLEIGENEFCVFLGPSGCGKSTLLRMIAGLEDLTDGDLSIGGKLMNDVPAAQRGVAMVFQSYALFPHMSVFENMAFGLKLAKTPKDEVDRKVREAARILQLEALLERKPKALSGGQRQRVAIGRAIVREPGVFLFDEPLSNLDATLRGQTRIEIARLHKQFAKASVVYVTHDQIEAMTLADKIVLLHAGKDTERYGSIAQIGAPLELYHRPKSRFVAGFIGSPRMNFLPGRVASLDAQGVTITLDHTQETVRVPVNGAGLQTSQAVTLGVRPEHLEFVDPSSVAPDDAVLTRTVSLVEQLGEHSYVHLDQPGGAALVAKAPGNTRLAPGERASLRVPRAACHLFTEDGFAAASLESVEHYA; translated from the coding sequence ATGGCGAGCATTTCGTTAAGAGGCGTGCAGAAGGCGTATGGCGAGGGCGCGCCGGTGATCCGCGACGTGGATCTCGAGATCGGCGAAAACGAGTTTTGCGTGTTTCTCGGTCCGTCCGGCTGCGGCAAGTCGACCTTGCTGCGCATGATTGCCGGACTCGAAGACCTCACGGACGGCGACCTCTCGATCGGCGGCAAACTCATGAACGACGTGCCGGCCGCGCAACGCGGCGTGGCGATGGTGTTCCAGAGTTACGCGCTGTTTCCGCACATGAGTGTGTTCGAGAACATGGCGTTCGGGCTGAAGCTCGCGAAAACCCCCAAGGATGAAGTCGACCGCAAAGTGCGCGAAGCCGCGCGCATCCTGCAACTGGAAGCGCTGCTCGAACGCAAGCCCAAGGCGCTGTCGGGCGGCCAGCGGCAGCGGGTGGCGATCGGCCGCGCCATTGTGCGCGAGCCGGGTGTATTTCTGTTCGACGAGCCGCTCTCCAATCTCGACGCCACGCTGCGCGGCCAGACTCGCATCGAGATCGCGCGGTTGCACAAGCAGTTTGCCAAAGCCAGCGTGGTTTACGTGACGCACGACCAGATCGAGGCGATGACGCTCGCCGACAAGATCGTGCTGCTGCATGCCGGCAAGGACACCGAGCGTTACGGCAGCATCGCGCAGATCGGCGCGCCGCTCGAGTTGTACCACCGTCCGAAGAGCCGCTTTGTCGCAGGGTTCATCGGTTCGCCGCGCATGAACTTTTTGCCGGGAAGGGTCGCTTCCCTGGATGCGCAAGGCGTCACCATCACGCTCGATCACACGCAAGAGACTGTGCGCGTGCCGGTGAACGGCGCGGGGCTGCAAACCTCGCAAGCGGTCACGCTCGGCGTGCGCCCTGAGCATCTGGAATTTGTCGATCCGTCTTCCGTCGCGCCGGACGACGCCGTGCTGACACGCACCGTCTCGCTCGTCGAACAACTCGGCGAACACAGCTATGTCCACCTCGATCAGCCCGGCGGCGCCGCGCTGGTCGCCAAAGCGCCGGGCAATACGCGCCTCGCACCCGGCGAGCGCGCGAGCTTGCGCGTGCCCCGTGCCGCCTGCCATTTATTTACCGAAGACGGCTTTGCCGCCGCTTCGCTCGAATCCGTCGAACACTACGCATAG
- a CDS encoding beta-galactosidase, which translates to MRLGVCYYPEHWPESMWQDDARRMKALGIEQVRIAEFAWSRIEPTPGEYDWGWLDRSIDVLGAAGLQVVMCTPTATPPKWLIDRHPDILPVGADGRPRAFGSRRHYDFSSPSYFAASQKICTAVAERYGKHPAVAYWQTDNEFGCHHTVVSYSPAAVGRFREWLKARYQTIDALNRAWGTVFWSMEYRSFDEIDAPVATVTEAHPSHRLDYRRFASDEVARYNRMQVEIIRAHSPGRPVAHNFMQLFTEFDHYKVAADLDVATWDSYPLGALEEQWFAPEVKARWLRSGHPDFASFNHDVYRGMSKLPFWVMEQQPGPVNWALWNPAPLPGMVRLWSWEAFAHGAGCVSYFRWRQAPFAQEQMHAGLNTPDNRLDVGGNEASQVAGEIRTVLAANADADAAVRSKVALVYDYEAKWLFEIHPQGADFHYPRFAFEYYSALRALGLDVDVVPVDAPLDGYSLIVVPPLPVVPEAFAQRLASSGAQVVLGPRTGSKTKDLQIPANLPPGALTSVLPLRVWRVESMRPNVTEAVRLADGESAGEADGFARHWRDFIDTDAAQSLDVRARFADGHPAYVQGGAFHYLASLFDDALTVRLFARIAQEAGLETMPLGDSVRVSRRGALTYVFNYGDETHTLSGVADDALVFGSRAIEPQGVAVYRS; encoded by the coding sequence ATGCGCCTTGGAGTCTGTTATTACCCGGAACACTGGCCGGAGTCGATGTGGCAAGACGACGCTCGCCGGATGAAAGCCCTCGGCATCGAGCAGGTGCGGATCGCCGAATTTGCCTGGAGCCGCATTGAGCCCACGCCGGGCGAATACGATTGGGGCTGGCTCGACCGTTCGATCGACGTGCTCGGCGCGGCCGGCCTGCAAGTGGTGATGTGCACGCCGACCGCGACGCCGCCCAAGTGGCTGATCGACCGCCATCCCGACATTCTGCCGGTCGGCGCCGATGGCCGTCCGCGCGCGTTCGGCTCGCGGCGTCATTACGACTTTTCGTCGCCGTCGTATTTCGCCGCATCGCAGAAGATTTGCACGGCGGTGGCCGAGCGCTACGGTAAGCATCCGGCTGTCGCTTACTGGCAAACCGACAATGAGTTCGGCTGCCATCACACGGTGGTCAGCTATTCGCCGGCGGCTGTCGGGCGCTTTCGCGAGTGGCTCAAAGCGCGCTATCAAACCATCGACGCGTTGAACCGCGCGTGGGGCACGGTGTTCTGGAGCATGGAGTACCGCAGCTTCGACGAGATCGACGCGCCGGTGGCGACCGTGACGGAAGCGCACCCTTCGCATCGCCTCGACTACCGGCGTTTCGCCTCTGACGAAGTGGCGCGCTATAACCGCATGCAGGTCGAGATCATCCGCGCGCATTCGCCGGGGCGGCCGGTCGCGCACAACTTCATGCAACTCTTCACCGAGTTCGATCACTACAAGGTCGCCGCCGATCTCGATGTGGCTACCTGGGACAGTTATCCGCTCGGCGCGCTCGAAGAGCAATGGTTCGCACCGGAAGTGAAAGCGCGCTGGCTGCGCAGCGGGCATCCGGACTTCGCGTCGTTCAATCACGACGTTTATCGTGGCATGTCGAAGCTGCCGTTCTGGGTGATGGAGCAGCAGCCGGGTCCGGTGAACTGGGCGCTGTGGAATCCGGCGCCGCTGCCGGGCATGGTGCGGCTGTGGAGTTGGGAGGCGTTCGCGCATGGCGCGGGCTGCGTGTCGTATTTCCGCTGGCGTCAGGCGCCGTTTGCGCAGGAGCAGATGCATGCAGGTTTGAACACGCCGGACAATCGTCTGGACGTGGGCGGCAACGAAGCGTCGCAAGTTGCCGGCGAGATTCGCACGGTGCTCGCCGCGAATGCCGATGCCGACGCCGCGGTCCGGTCGAAAGTCGCGCTCGTCTACGACTACGAGGCGAAGTGGCTCTTCGAGATTCACCCGCAGGGAGCGGACTTTCACTATCCGCGCTTCGCCTTCGAGTATTACTCGGCGTTGCGTGCGCTTGGGCTCGACGTGGATGTCGTGCCGGTGGATGCGCCGCTGGACGGCTATAGCCTGATCGTCGTGCCGCCGCTGCCGGTCGTGCCCGAGGCGTTTGCGCAGCGTCTGGCGAGTTCGGGTGCGCAGGTCGTGCTCGGTCCGCGCACGGGTTCGAAGACCAAAGATTTGCAGATTCCGGCGAACCTGCCGCCTGGTGCGCTGACTTCGGTGTTGCCGTTGCGCGTGTGGCGGGTCGAATCGATGCGGCCGAACGTGACTGAAGCAGTGCGGCTCGCTGACGGCGAAAGTGCTGGCGAAGCAGACGGTTTCGCCCGTCACTGGCGTGATTTCATCGACACCGATGCGGCGCAATCGCTCGACGTGCGGGCCCGATTCGCGGACGGCCATCCCGCGTATGTACAAGGCGGCGCGTTCCATTACCTCGCGAGTCTGTTCGACGACGCGCTCACGGTGCGTCTTTTTGCGCGGATCGCACAGGAAGCGGGGCTCGAAACGATGCCGCTCGGCGACAGCGTGCGAGTGAGCCGTCGCGGCGCGCTGACCTATGTGTTCAACTACGGCGACGAAACGCACACGCTCAGCGGCGTAGCCGACGACGCCCTTGTGTTCGGTTCGCGCGCGATCGAACCGCAGGGTGTGGCCGTCTATCGATCATGA
- a CDS encoding ABC transporter substrate-binding protein, giving the protein MKMKPRKILLALALAAAAVGTSAVSTAQAGTLTANIAFKGASQRAVWQSVIDDFKKAHPGIDVKVSFVDEEAYKVQLPGWLTTVAPDIVNWHDGERMAYYAQRGLFEDLSGDWAKNGWNEMYASTKEASSYKGKQYAAPTVYYSWGMFYRKDLFQKAGISGEPKTWDQFLEDCKKLKAAGITPIAVAGRDSWTLAGWFDYLDLRLNGNAFHQKLMAGEIPYTDPRVKKVYTTWKQLIDAGYFIDNSLSYDLDSVQPFLFQGKAAMMLMGTFITAGFPPNVKPEMGYFQFPIIDAKVPTAEDGPVESLHIPSKAKNKADAHTFLAFVETPEIGAKLATGLGSLSANSKSPEPEDPISRIGFQILANTKGGIAQFYDRDMTKEMADEGMKGMQQFISDPTKLDDVLAQLEQTRRRIYKK; this is encoded by the coding sequence ATGAAAATGAAACCACGCAAGATTCTGTTGGCACTCGCGCTGGCCGCTGCGGCGGTGGGGACGTCTGCCGTCAGCACGGCACAGGCGGGCACGCTAACGGCCAATATCGCGTTTAAGGGCGCGAGCCAGCGCGCTGTCTGGCAGTCGGTGATCGACGACTTCAAGAAGGCGCATCCCGGCATCGACGTGAAAGTGTCGTTCGTCGACGAAGAAGCGTACAAGGTGCAATTGCCCGGCTGGCTGACGACCGTCGCGCCCGACATCGTCAACTGGCATGACGGCGAACGCATGGCCTATTACGCGCAGCGCGGCCTGTTCGAAGACCTTAGCGGCGACTGGGCGAAGAACGGCTGGAACGAGATGTATGCATCGACCAAAGAGGCTTCGTCGTATAAGGGCAAGCAGTACGCCGCGCCGACCGTGTACTACTCGTGGGGCATGTTCTATCGCAAGGATCTGTTTCAAAAGGCAGGTATTAGCGGCGAGCCGAAAACCTGGGATCAGTTTCTCGAAGACTGCAAGAAGCTGAAGGCCGCCGGCATCACGCCGATCGCCGTGGCAGGCCGCGATTCGTGGACACTCGCGGGGTGGTTCGACTATCTCGACTTGCGTTTGAACGGCAATGCGTTCCATCAGAAGCTGATGGCAGGCGAGATTCCGTACACCGATCCGCGCGTGAAGAAGGTCTACACGACGTGGAAGCAATTGATCGATGCAGGCTATTTCATCGACAACTCGCTCTCCTACGATCTCGATTCGGTGCAGCCGTTCCTGTTCCAGGGCAAGGCCGCGATGATGCTGATGGGCACGTTCATCACCGCCGGTTTCCCGCCGAATGTGAAGCCGGAAATGGGTTACTTCCAGTTCCCGATCATCGACGCAAAGGTGCCGACTGCTGAAGACGGCCCGGTGGAGTCGCTGCATATTCCGTCGAAGGCGAAGAACAAGGCGGATGCGCACACGTTCCTGGCGTTCGTCGAGACGCCGGAAATCGGCGCGAAGCTGGCGACCGGTCTGGGCTCTTTGTCGGCGAATAGCAAGTCGCCGGAACCGGAAGATCCGATCTCCAGGATCGGCTTCCAGATCCTTGCGAACACCAAGGGCGGGATTGCGCAGTTCTATGATCGCGACATGACCAAGGAAATGGCCGACGAAGGCATGAAGGGGATGCAGCAGTTCATCTCCGACCCCACGAAGCTCGACGATGTGCTCGCGCAACTCGAGCAGACGCGCAGGCGGATCTACAAGAAGTAA
- a CDS encoding carbohydrate ABC transporter permease codes for MSHSVTRHTVSGPAEPGGPGLPTPGGAVRGGKPASSRRRGPSPTARRQRRAAFLFLAPACVMVAIYVVWPILSTIRLSFFNWDGMSEPSFVGLANYVELFHAQTFYTALKNNLIWLLLFLLAPPMGLAVALYLNQAVAGIRIVKSLFFAPFVLSGVVVGLIFSWFYDPTFGLLAVILGHGVPVLGDPRYATFGIVFAALWPQTAYCMILYLTGLTSLNAEQIEAARMEGARGWSMLWHVILPQLRPTTFMAIVVTIIGALRSFDLISVMTGGGPFESSTVLAYYMYDQAIKYYRIGYSAAVAVVLFAIMLVYIVYHLRRMLRAEQ; via the coding sequence GTGTCGCATTCCGTCACCCGTCACACTGTGAGCGGTCCCGCTGAACCCGGCGGCCCGGGCTTGCCCACGCCGGGCGGCGCCGTGCGCGGAGGCAAGCCGGCCAGTTCGCGGCGGCGCGGTCCGTCGCCCACCGCGCGCCGGCAGCGGCGCGCCGCTTTTCTGTTCCTCGCGCCGGCCTGCGTGATGGTGGCTATCTACGTGGTGTGGCCGATCCTCTCCACCATCCGCCTGAGCTTTTTCAACTGGGACGGAATGAGCGAGCCGTCGTTCGTCGGACTCGCGAACTACGTCGAGCTGTTTCATGCGCAGACGTTCTACACCGCACTGAAGAACAACCTCATCTGGCTGCTGCTGTTCCTGCTCGCTCCGCCGATGGGACTCGCCGTCGCGTTGTATCTGAATCAGGCGGTGGCCGGCATCCGTATCGTCAAATCGCTATTCTTCGCGCCGTTCGTGTTGTCGGGCGTGGTGGTCGGTTTGATCTTCTCGTGGTTTTACGACCCGACCTTCGGCCTGCTCGCCGTGATTCTCGGCCACGGCGTGCCGGTACTCGGCGACCCGCGCTATGCGACGTTCGGGATCGTGTTCGCGGCGCTGTGGCCGCAAACCGCCTATTGCATGATTCTCTATCTGACCGGGCTGACCTCGCTGAACGCCGAGCAGATCGAGGCCGCGCGCATGGAAGGCGCGCGCGGCTGGTCGATGCTGTGGCACGTGATCCTGCCGCAACTGCGGCCGACCACGTTCATGGCGATTGTCGTGACGATTATTGGCGCGCTGCGCAGTTTCGATCTGATCTCGGTGATGACGGGCGGCGGTCCGTTCGAAAGCTCGACCGTGCTCGCGTATTACATGTACGACCAGGCGATCAAGTACTACCGCATCGGCTATTCGGCGGCAGTGGCGGTCGTGCTGTTCGCCATCATGCTGGTGTACATCGTTTATCACTTGCGGCGGATGCTGCGCGCCGAGCAATAA